One genomic region from Streptomyces venezuelae encodes:
- a CDS encoding RelA/SpoT family protein, which yields MSAEATNPVSAADAAVTDTTVRRRGRARIDLRRLGRAALLGATAGPAPRDRLPDAISHVAEAHRAHHPEADLAVLRRAYVLAESSHRGQFRKSGEPYITHPLAVTLILAELGAETTTLTASLLHDTVEDTDVTLDQVRREFGDEVAYLVDGVTKVEKIDYGAAAEPETFRKMLVATGNDVRVMSIKLADRLHNMRTLGVMRAEKQARIAKVTRDFLIPLAERLGVQALKTELEDLVFAILHPEEYENTRALIAGNSHAGDALDAVAEQVGAVLREAGIGAEVLVRPRHFVSVHRVRLKRGELRGCDFGRLLVLVAEDADCYGVLGELHTCFTPVISEFKDFIAAPKFNLYQSLHTAIAAPDGAVAEILIRTHRMHTVAEAGVVALGNPYAGQEPYAGPTPPPGRPAPPAASGPVPAPVPAPVPTLDPQPEDGERVDPTRPGWLSRLLDWQQSAPDPDTFWSSLRAHLAEDDEITVFSADGSAPGPISLPAGASCVDAAYAQHGEAAHGCLGARVNGRLAPLSTVLGDGDTVQLLLAQDTVSGPSPEWLDHARTAAARIAISGWLQAHPEAAAAPADAGPRPRVNVPADRRSGAVLHADLDGEPPAVVRPAGCCTPVPPDEITGFRVRGGSVTVHRAGCAAVETMRGVGREPVAVRWGDTAQCRVTLVAESFGRPRLLADLTEAIATAGAAVVAATVEPPSEQRVRHTYTLHLPDAAGLPALMRAMRDVPGVYDVNRARRRGRTEPRDS from the coding sequence ATGAGCGCAGAGGCCACCAACCCTGTGAGCGCGGCCGACGCCGCCGTCACCGACACGACCGTCCGCAGACGCGGACGCGCCCGCATCGACCTGCGCCGCCTCGGCCGCGCCGCCTTGCTGGGCGCCACCGCCGGACCTGCCCCCCGTGACCGGCTGCCCGACGCCATCAGCCATGTCGCCGAGGCACACCGGGCCCACCACCCCGAGGCCGACCTCGCGGTGCTGCGCCGTGCCTACGTCCTCGCCGAGTCCTCGCACCGCGGCCAGTTCCGCAAGAGCGGCGAGCCGTACATCACGCACCCGCTCGCGGTCACCCTCATCCTCGCCGAACTCGGCGCGGAGACCACCACCCTGACCGCCTCCCTCCTCCACGACACCGTCGAGGACACCGACGTGACCCTCGACCAGGTGCGCCGGGAGTTCGGCGACGAGGTCGCCTACCTCGTCGACGGCGTCACCAAGGTGGAGAAGATCGACTACGGCGCCGCCGCCGAGCCCGAGACCTTCCGCAAGATGCTCGTCGCCACCGGCAACGACGTCCGCGTCATGTCGATCAAACTCGCCGACCGCCTCCACAACATGCGGACCCTCGGCGTGATGCGCGCCGAGAAGCAGGCCAGGATCGCCAAGGTCACCCGGGACTTCCTCATCCCCCTCGCGGAACGGCTCGGGGTCCAGGCCCTCAAGACCGAGCTGGAGGACCTCGTCTTCGCGATCCTCCACCCCGAGGAGTACGAGAACACCCGCGCGCTCATCGCCGGCAACTCCCACGCGGGGGACGCCCTCGACGCCGTGGCCGAACAGGTCGGCGCCGTCCTGCGCGAAGCCGGCATCGGTGCCGAGGTCCTCGTCCGGCCACGGCACTTCGTCTCCGTGCACCGCGTCCGCCTCAAGCGCGGCGAACTGCGCGGCTGCGACTTCGGGCGGCTCCTCGTCCTCGTCGCCGAGGACGCCGACTGCTACGGGGTCCTCGGTGAGCTCCACACCTGCTTCACTCCGGTGATCTCCGAGTTCAAGGACTTCATCGCGGCCCCCAAGTTCAACCTGTACCAGTCGCTGCACACCGCGATCGCCGCCCCCGACGGGGCCGTGGCCGAGATCCTCATCAGGACCCACCGGATGCACACGGTCGCGGAGGCCGGAGTCGTCGCCCTCGGCAATCCGTACGCGGGTCAGGAACCGTACGCCGGTCCGACACCGCCCCCGGGGCGGCCCGCCCCTCCCGCCGCCTCCGGCCCCGTCCCGGCCCCCGTCCCGGCCCCCGTCCCGACCCTCGACCCGCAGCCCGAGGACGGCGAGCGCGTCGACCCCACCCGCCCCGGCTGGCTCTCCCGACTCCTCGACTGGCAGCAGTCCGCCCCCGACCCCGACACCTTCTGGAGCTCGCTCCGCGCCCACCTCGCCGAGGACGACGAGATCACCGTCTTCAGCGCCGACGGCAGCGCCCCCGGGCCGATCAGCCTGCCCGCCGGAGCCAGCTGTGTGGACGCCGCCTACGCCCAGCACGGCGAGGCCGCCCACGGCTGTCTCGGGGCACGGGTCAACGGCCGCCTCGCCCCCCTGAGCACCGTCCTCGGCGACGGGGACACCGTCCAGCTGCTGCTCGCCCAGGACACCGTGTCCGGGCCCTCTCCCGAGTGGCTCGACCACGCCCGCACCGCCGCCGCCCGGATCGCGATCAGCGGCTGGCTCCAGGCCCACCCCGAGGCCGCCGCGGCCCCCGCCGACGCGGGCCCCAGGCCCCGGGTCAACGTCCCGGCCGACCGGCGCTCCGGCGCCGTCCTCCACGCCGACCTGGACGGCGAGCCGCCCGCCGTCGTCCGCCCCGCCGGCTGCTGCACCCCCGTACCGCCCGACGAGATCACCGGATTCCGTGTCCGCGGCGGCTCGGTCACCGTCCACCGGGCCGGCTGCGCGGCCGTCGAGACCATGCGCGGCGTGGGCCGCGAGCCCGTCGCCGTCCGCTGGGGCGACACCGCCCAGTGCCGGGTCACGCTCGTCGCCGAGTCCTTCGGCCGGCCCCGCCTCCTCGCCGACCTCACCGAGGCCATCGCCACCGCCGGTGCTGCGGTCGTCGCCGCGACCGTCGAGCCGCCCAGCGAACAGCGTGTCCGTCACACGTACACCCTCCACCTCCCCGACGCGGCCGGTCTCCCCGCACTGATGCGCGCCATGCGGGACGTGCCGGGCGTGTACGACGTGAACCGCGCCCGGCGACGGGGGAGGACGGAGCCGCGCGATTCCTGA
- the dapF gene encoding diaminopimelate epimerase has protein sequence MTSTQTSPLPFLKGHGTENDFVIVPDADNAVELSPASVARLCDRRAGIGGDGLLHVVRSAAHPEARHLADEAEWFMDYRNADGSVAEMCGNGVRVFARYLQHAGHVTAGEVAVATRGGIKRVHLDKDGSVTVSMGRAVLSEAEVTVTVDGRSWPARNVNMGNPHAVAFVEDLGHAGNLFTEPPYEPAAVYPDGVNIEFVADRGPRHVAMRVHERGAAETRSCGTGACAVAVATARRDGADPLASGTPVTYTVEVLGGTLVITEHPDGEIEMTGPAVIVAEGTIDPEWLSVPTGVQEIETVND, from the coding sequence GTGACCAGCACGCAGACCTCGCCGCTCCCCTTCCTCAAGGGCCACGGCACCGAGAACGATTTCGTGATCGTCCCCGACGCGGACAACGCCGTCGAGCTGAGCCCCGCCTCCGTCGCGCGGCTCTGCGACCGACGGGCCGGCATCGGCGGGGACGGACTGCTGCACGTCGTGCGCAGCGCCGCCCACCCCGAGGCGCGGCACCTGGCCGACGAGGCCGAGTGGTTCATGGACTACCGGAACGCCGACGGCTCGGTCGCCGAGATGTGCGGGAACGGGGTCCGGGTCTTCGCCCGCTACCTCCAGCACGCCGGCCACGTCACCGCGGGCGAGGTCGCCGTCGCCACCCGCGGCGGCATCAAGCGCGTCCACCTCGACAAGGACGGCTCCGTCACCGTCTCCATGGGCCGCGCGGTCCTGTCCGAGGCCGAAGTCACCGTCACCGTCGACGGCCGCAGCTGGCCCGCGCGGAACGTGAACATGGGCAACCCGCACGCGGTCGCCTTCGTCGAGGACCTCGGCCACGCGGGCAACCTCTTCACCGAGCCGCCCTACGAGCCCGCCGCGGTCTACCCGGACGGGGTCAACATCGAGTTCGTCGCCGACCGCGGCCCCCGGCACGTCGCCATGCGGGTCCACGAGCGCGGCGCAGCCGAGACCCGCTCCTGCGGTACGGGCGCGTGCGCCGTCGCCGTCGCCACGGCCCGCCGCGACGGCGCCGACCCCCTCGCGAGCGGCACCCCCGTCACGTACACCGTCGAGGTCCTCGGCGGGACCCTCGTCATCACCGAGCACCCCGACGGCGAGATCGAGATGACGGGACCCGCCGTCATCGTCGCCGAGGGCACCATCGACCCGGAATGGCTGTCGGTGCCCACCGGAGTCCAGGAAATCGAAACAGTCAACGACTGA
- the miaA gene encoding tRNA (adenosine(37)-N6)-dimethylallyltransferase MiaA, with protein sequence MRSAAPAPRVIAVVGPTAAGKSDLGVYLAQQLGGEVVNADSMQLYRGMDIGTAKLTMEERDGVPHHLLDIWDVTEAASVAEYQRLARAEIDRLLAEGRSPILVGGSGLYVRGAVDALEFPGTDPVVRARLEAELEERGSGVLHARLAEADPEAARAILPSNGRRIVRALEVIEITGKPFTANLPGHDSVYDTVQIGVDVARPELDERIALRVDRMWEAGLVDEVRALEARGLREGRTAARALGYQQVLAALAGECTEDEARAETVRATKRFARRQDSWFRRDPRVHWLSGAADHRGELPREALSLVERAVTA encoded by the coding sequence GTGAGAAGTGCAGCTCCCGCCCCGCGGGTCATCGCCGTCGTCGGTCCCACTGCAGCCGGAAAGTCCGATCTGGGGGTATATCTGGCTCAACAGCTCGGCGGCGAGGTCGTCAACGCCGACTCGATGCAGCTCTACCGGGGGATGGACATCGGGACCGCCAAGCTGACGATGGAGGAGCGGGACGGCGTCCCGCACCACCTCCTCGACATCTGGGACGTGACCGAGGCCGCCAGCGTCGCCGAGTACCAGCGACTGGCCCGCGCCGAGATCGACCGGCTCCTCGCCGAGGGCCGCAGCCCGATCCTCGTCGGCGGTTCCGGCCTGTACGTACGGGGGGCCGTCGACGCCCTGGAGTTCCCCGGCACCGACCCCGTCGTCCGGGCCAGGCTGGAGGCCGAGCTGGAGGAGCGCGGCTCGGGCGTCCTGCACGCCCGGCTCGCCGAGGCCGACCCCGAGGCGGCCCGCGCGATCCTGCCGAGCAACGGCCGCCGCATCGTCCGCGCGCTCGAGGTCATCGAGATCACGGGCAAGCCCTTCACCGCCAACCTGCCCGGACACGACTCCGTCTACGACACCGTCCAGATCGGCGTCGACGTGGCCCGCCCCGAGCTGGACGAGCGCATCGCCCTGCGCGTGGACCGGATGTGGGAGGCCGGCCTCGTCGACGAGGTGCGCGCCCTGGAGGCGCGGGGCCTGCGCGAGGGCCGTACCGCCGCCCGCGCCCTCGGCTACCAGCAGGTGCTCGCGGCGCTCGCGGGGGAGTGCACCGAGGACGAGGCGCGCGCCGAGACCGTGCGCGCCACCAAGCGCTTCGCGCGCCGCCAGGACTCCTGGTTCCGGCGCGACCCGCGGGTCCACTGGCTCAGTGGAGCCGCCGATCACCGCGGGGAACTCCCGCGGGAGGCGCTGTCGTTGGTCGAACGAGCGGTTACAGCCTGA
- a CDS encoding antitoxin, with amino-acid sequence MGLLDSLKAKLAPAKDKVADLAQQHGGKIDNGLDKAAKLVDEKTKGKYSDKIQSGTGKAKNVVDRIGHKDDGTPGSGGTTPPPTA; translated from the coding sequence ATGGGTCTCCTGGATTCACTGAAGGCCAAGCTCGCCCCGGCCAAGGACAAGGTGGCCGACCTCGCGCAGCAGCACGGGGGCAAGATCGACAACGGTCTCGACAAGGCCGCGAAGCTGGTCGACGAGAAGACCAAGGGCAAGTACAGCGACAAGATCCAGTCCGGTACGGGCAAGGCCAAGAACGTGGTGGACCGGATCGGTCACAAGGACGACGGCACGCCCGGGAGCGGCGGCACGACCCCGCCGCCGACCGCCTGA
- a CDS encoding class III extradiol dioxygenase subunit B-like domain-containing protein translates to MLVAAAVCPCPPLLVPEVATGAAPELDAARTACADAVGLLAASRPDRLYVVGPAGAGATGVFPAGSTGSFAGFGVDLSVRLGDGPAADRPLPASLAVGAWMLGRADWADAPVEGRGVDEREAAEACAATGRELAASADRVALLVMGDGSACRTVKAPGYLDERAAGFDAGAARALGAADVAALLALDEELAYELKAAGRAPWQVLAGAAEGAGLEGRLLHEDAPYGVEYIVAAWS, encoded by the coding sequence ATGCTTGTCGCCGCAGCCGTCTGCCCCTGTCCGCCGCTCCTCGTCCCCGAGGTCGCGACCGGCGCCGCCCCCGAACTGGACGCCGCGCGCACCGCCTGCGCCGACGCCGTCGGACTGCTCGCCGCCTCGCGTCCCGACCGGCTGTACGTCGTCGGCCCCGCCGGCGCGGGTGCCACCGGTGTTTTCCCGGCCGGTTCGACGGGCTCCTTCGCCGGCTTCGGGGTCGACCTCTCCGTACGCCTCGGCGACGGTCCCGCCGCCGACCGCCCGCTGCCCGCGAGCCTCGCCGTCGGCGCCTGGATGCTCGGCCGCGCCGACTGGGCCGACGCGCCCGTCGAGGGCCGGGGCGTGGACGAGCGGGAGGCGGCGGAGGCCTGCGCCGCGACCGGCCGTGAGCTCGCCGCCTCCGCCGACCGGGTCGCGCTCCTCGTGATGGGTGACGGCAGCGCGTGCCGGACCGTGAAGGCCCCCGGCTACCTGGACGAGCGGGCGGCCGGCTTCGACGCCGGGGCGGCCCGCGCGCTGGGCGCGGCCGACGTGGCCGCGCTGCTCGCGCTGGACGAGGAGCTGGCGTACGAGCTGAAGGCGGCCGGCCGCGCGCCCTGGCAGGTCCTTGCGGGCGCCGCCGAGGGCGCGGGGCTCGAAGGCCGGCTCCTCCACGAGGACGCGCCCTACGGCGTGGAGTACATCGTCGCCGCCTGGTCCTGA
- the miaB gene encoding tRNA (N6-isopentenyl adenosine(37)-C2)-methylthiotransferase MiaB, translated as MTSSSDRSPAVSVEGSKTYEVRTYGCQMNVHDSERLSGLLEDAGYVRAPSGSDGDADVVVFNTCAVRENADNKLYGNLGRLAPMKTTRPGMQIAVGGCLAQKDRDTIVKKAPWVDVVFGTHNIGKLPVLLERARIQEEAQIEIAESLEAFPSTLPTRRESAYAAWVSISVGCNNTCTFCIVPALRGKEEDRRPGDILAEVEALVAEGVSEITLLGQNVNAYGSDLGDREAFSKLLRACGQIEGLERVRFTSPHPRDFTDDVIAAMAETPNVMPQLHMPMQSGSDSILRAMRRSYRQERFLGIIEKVRAAIPHAAISTDIIVGFPGETEEDFEQTMHAVREARFANAFTFQYSKRPGTPAAEMDGQIPKDVVQERYMRLVALQEEISWEENKKQVGRTLEIMVAEGEGRKDGATHRLSGRAPDNRLVHFTKPEQDVRPGDVVTVEITYAAPHHLLAEGLTTSVRRTRAGDAWEKRNTEAAAKPAGVLLGLPKIGVPEPLPAADAPACGSH; from the coding sequence ATGACCAGCAGCAGCGACCGGAGTCCCGCAGTGAGCGTTGAAGGATCCAAGACCTACGAGGTTCGCACCTACGGGTGCCAGATGAACGTCCACGACTCCGAGCGGCTCTCCGGTCTGCTGGAAGACGCGGGGTACGTCCGGGCCCCCAGCGGGTCCGACGGCGACGCCGACGTCGTGGTCTTCAACACCTGCGCGGTCCGCGAGAACGCCGACAACAAGCTGTACGGCAACCTCGGCCGGCTCGCCCCGATGAAGACCACGCGTCCCGGCATGCAGATCGCCGTCGGCGGCTGCCTCGCCCAGAAGGACCGCGACACCATCGTCAAGAAGGCCCCCTGGGTCGACGTGGTCTTCGGTACGCACAACATCGGCAAGCTGCCGGTCCTCCTGGAGCGCGCCCGCATCCAGGAGGAGGCGCAGATCGAGATCGCCGAGTCGCTGGAGGCCTTCCCCTCCACGCTGCCGACCCGGCGCGAGTCCGCCTACGCCGCCTGGGTCTCGATCTCCGTCGGCTGCAACAACACCTGCACCTTCTGTATCGTCCCCGCGCTGCGCGGCAAGGAGGAGGACCGCCGCCCCGGCGACATCCTCGCCGAGGTCGAGGCGCTGGTCGCCGAGGGCGTCTCCGAGATCACCCTGCTCGGCCAGAACGTCAACGCGTACGGCTCGGACCTGGGCGACCGCGAGGCCTTCTCGAAGCTGCTGCGCGCCTGCGGCCAGATCGAGGGCCTGGAGCGGGTCCGCTTCACCTCCCCGCACCCCCGCGACTTCACCGACGACGTGATCGCGGCGATGGCCGAGACGCCGAACGTGATGCCGCAGCTGCACATGCCGATGCAGTCCGGCTCGGACTCGATCCTGCGGGCGATGCGGCGCTCGTACCGGCAGGAGCGTTTCCTCGGCATCATCGAGAAGGTCCGCGCGGCCATCCCGCACGCCGCCATCTCCACCGACATCATCGTGGGCTTCCCCGGCGAGACCGAGGAGGACTTCGAGCAGACGATGCACGCGGTCCGCGAGGCCCGCTTCGCGAACGCCTTCACCTTCCAGTACTCCAAGCGGCCCGGCACCCCGGCCGCCGAGATGGACGGGCAGATCCCCAAGGACGTCGTGCAGGAGCGCTACATGCGCCTCGTCGCGCTCCAGGAGGAGATCTCCTGGGAGGAGAACAAGAAGCAGGTCGGCCGCACGCTGGAGATCATGGTCGCCGAGGGCGAGGGCCGCAAGGACGGCGCCACGCACCGCCTCTCCGGCCGCGCCCCCGACAACAGGCTCGTCCACTTCACCAAGCCGGAGCAGGACGTCCGTCCCGGCGACGTCGTGACCGTCGAGATCACCTACGCCGCCCCGCACCACCTGCTCGCCGAGGGCCTGACGACGTCGGTACGCCGTACCCGCGCCGGCGACGCCTGGGAGAAGCGCAACACGGAGGCCGCCGCGAAGCCGGCCGGCGTGCTGCTCGGCCTCCCGAAGATCGGCGTCCCGGAACCCCTTCCGGCCGCCGACGCACCGGCCTGCGGAAGCCACTGA